From the genome of Camarhynchus parvulus chromosome 4, STF_HiC, whole genome shotgun sequence:
acaaaaatatatatttttgattGCACATTGTTGTTAGATATCATGATGTTCTTTATTAACATGActaacaaaacattttcattgttatttcctcaattcttcttcttcttcttcttttgggTTATATGATTTCTATGAAATAGTATGTAttcattttcagctgcttgGGAACAATGTTCTGTCTAACACCAGAACAAATAAACTGGCCTGTGTTCTGCTATCTAATAATAAAGACCATTTAGAACATGTTTGTACctgttgagaaaataaattcatgtgAACAGACAAGCCTGGCAGAGGAAAGAATTCTCTCCCAACCTTGTGTCTTGCCTGGTAGCTATTAAAACTtcccttttgaaaataaatggtttgtttatttaagaACAATTATATGACCATTTTGAATTACAACACTCACATGCTTTTCATGTGGTCAGAAAGATTTATTGCACAAAGAAAGGCCATGGAAAAGTggtggaaattaaaaatacaatatttgtATATTGCTGACAGTATGCTAGATACATCCTTGTTAGAAGAGCATTCAGTCTAAATAAACATCTAAGTGTATTTGAAGATGTACAAAGACAGATTTGAGTCTTCTTCATTTTATGATTTACAGTATAGAAAAGGAGTCAAATTTATATCAGAATATGTCAAAAGCACCCAAACTCAGCCAAAAGATTTCATTAGAATTTATGTTGcagtatattaaaaattatcatTGATTTTATGAGCACTATCTGtaaattttgagtattttttttgtactgaaaaTCCAACTTTTGTCTGCATGAATCTTCCTTGTCTTTTATTTTGGTGGAATATGATCTGCCTTGATACTCTCCAAATTCATGAGTTAATCTTActattttcctgtgaaaaactAAAGATGTTTTTACAATTTCTACATAATGgcattctttgttttttgtgggttttttcccccaaataatTAAAGCTTCCTCCTCTCagagtgaaaaaataataaaataatttgaaaatcatTATGGGAAATACTGTACTTACAACATTTTTCAACTACTCCAAAACTTCCATCACATTATTAATAATCCATACCTACAGACATTTGCATAGTTACATAGGAACCCAATTTAAGTTATATGTaataaaattgaataaaaatactttatcagattttgtttttctgatgttGAATTTCTCTTActatctctctctctttgcttctctccctcccccttaCCCCCCTTACACACACATATAATGGGCCTTCCTGCCTGATACCAAATGTAATTTGGTGAAACTAATTAAACAAAGTTCAAAATAAGCAGTTGAATAACTGTTCATTGATCCTCTCATGCATGGGTACAGGGATGTGCTAAAGGCTAGAAATCTCTAGCACAGTATCAGTTGATACATCAAGAAAAAGACTGGATTATCTGGAATATCTGCTATTACCACAAAAATAAAGAGACATTAAAAACCTCTATACTGCAGATTTTCATTGGCACAATTTTTACATTATAACATTATTTTAGCTGCCCTAgccctggttttttttcccacgcttttttgtttgtttgtttttgtttaggtATAGCATGATTTATCTTATTGAGTGAGATTGTTTCGTAAGAACTCTCTTTCTTCCCCTCAGTTATTACAAACATCCTCCCTCTCTTATTCTATGCAATTCTCTCAGGGATTCTTTACAAACTTTTGTTTTGGGAGGatgaaaatggaaggaaaaattgCCATGCAGAGAGTTACAATTCAGCCGTCCTGTATTCATAGCAATGTTGTTATAAACTGACCTTTACCAAAACTtagtttcaaatattttaagcatGATTGAAAGCGTCTGCCATGTTCAAAACTGTATTTGGACAGGGGGAGAGAGAGTGGCAGTTGAGctacaaaagcaaaattattttaggaaagcAAGCTTAGGTCcatattttctttgaagtctTCATTTGCATCTGCCCAGCAGAAATGGACTACATTTCATTGGATAGCTTTCTAGAGAGTATTCCTATCTTCTCCAGGGCAGCAAGCACTAATCAGCAACTCTTGTTATTACTGCCTATTAGAGTCTACTGTAGTGCCAGGCACAAAAGCCAGGGGTAAGCAAAGTCTCTCTTACCATTATTGTTGTACAAGAAAAATATGGATATGCAACTTGAGATGGAGAAAAGCCCAGAAAGCTTAGACAAGTATatagggaaaagagaggaagtGACTGGACAGGACATTCAAAATTAGAGAGTTGTAAAAtctaaccaaaaaaaaaaaaaaaaagaaaatgaaaagaaaaataaaaagaaaaaaagaaaaaggaagaaaaagcattaCCGTTAccaagaaggagaaaagcatAATTACTGACCatctaaaaacattttcaaatgttttgaaacatttgaaaatgaTTGAAATGTTGTGACCAGCCCTAGAAATGCCTCAGCAAACAACAGACAATCCACTTCTCTATGCTGGATTCAATTGATTGTACCCTGGCAGCAccccttctctttcttcagttttctgcCTCATTCTTTAAACCTTTTATGTACACTATGTACACAACACATGCAACCTTTACATCAGAGAGATTTACAGGAAACTCATTGCTAAAGTCTTGAACCTTTCCAAAGCAGGCATGTTCCATCCAGTGAGTAAACCTCATGTTTCTATTTgagtagggtttttttattgtgtaAGTAcaattgcttttcatttttgagaCAGCACAGTAACAATActgttgtttttaaaggatTGTTTTGAAAGGATTTGGAGTTACTGGAAAGCCAAAAATTTGCCATCTTAGTGAGGATGTCATTATTCCTCAGTGAACacttgccttttaaaaaaaatacttggacCCATTAGCATTAATATTTGCATCTAAAGCTTCATAGGCTAGCTTGTCTTTTCACTTACATCTCATAAAACTACTGGTTGCAGAGGAATTATTCCAAATTTATATATGCGTAGATTGAGAAGTAAAAATCTGCCCATTTTGATTTGGAATTGATTTCCTAAACGATTAATCAGGTGAATCGTGTTCATAGAATATTTAAACAATATTACATTCAAAGTCTGCAGGTCTGACCTTCATGACAACAGATTTCAGAGAATACCACCACCCATGCCAGGTGTACCAAACAATCCCGTTGTCTGTCTTGGCAGTGTAGGGACCTCTGTAGTACAAACCATTCAGGTTGGCAGAGTGACACCTGGTGGGAAAGTAAAGGGAAACAGCAATAAGGTCTCCTGCTGAAAAGTTCCACgcatttgttatttatttctctgcGAGTCAAAAAATTTTGCCATGTTGATGCCAGCTTAGTTTGACAGCTGCATAAATTTGCATTTGCACATAAACAACAGTGTTTTAATTAGGGAAGAATTGCAAatgtgttttgcttcttttaacCAAAagtgcttctttttctttccatgttttttGACATTACTAGCTCTTGGAGTTTTTCCTGCTAATttgtttcagtggaaaattTTCCCAGAGTTGTTCAGGATGGAGGACAGCAGGGCATACACCACAATCTGGGAAAGAAAGACTATTGTGTTCTTCTGTTGTTCCAGAGTAGCTCCCCTTCAGTTTTCCAGTTACACCACATGGTATTTTGTATGACAAAACCTGAATACCACCATGAGTTTGCCTATCCACCTGTGGGCTTCTATTTACAAATATGAATTCTGACAGCTAATTACATGTGTACCAATTCGCTGGATCACTGGAGCTGGCATTTTATTTGGCTACACAAAGTTCAggaggttttgttgttttttaacagACTCAGGCAGAAATGCATTAATAGTTTATTAAGTTTATTACATACAGTGgttgaaacaaacagaaaaccctaGCAAAACCCAAAAGGCTTGAAAAGGGAACAGCACAACTGTGATACTTGCCTGGTTTCTATGAGAAACAAGCTTAGATCTTTATGTGGAGAGCAAACTGGCTGttctttctgcagcaaattGTGATGAATCAGCTTGGTTTATCTGCCAATTCAGTATTTCATTATAAATGCTGTTAATATCTAGCTGTTGAACACCATGATGGATTCCAAAAGCAGACTTCAGAAAATATgcacacagaaaacattccAAATAAACCTTATGAGTTCTATTACTGGCAAATCTTAGTCTTTTTGGCTTTGCTTACACTTCATTAACAAAGTTTTTGAGAACTGAGATAAAAACtatgagaaaaaggaaaattctcatCTATATATCCTAATTTATTGCTTACAATTTTTAAAGTCAGTTTTGATAATATGTTAATTGAAAGCTTATAAATTGTGGACATCAAAAGTGAGTTTGTTTTTGAGAATGACAGACTTGTATCAGAGCTGACCCAATCTTTCTAATCATACAAATTCTGCAATGAGCAGGCACTCTGCCTACTTTGAATCAAAACACAGATTTCATTAAAAGAATCATAAGAAGGCACACCATAATTTTGCCAACAGCAATATGAGCCATTAAAAAGTCTTAATTAGCGCTGGGAAGCATGAATAGTGAAAATCAGACTATTCAGTATCCAACTAGATGTTGTCTGAAGTAACTGTACATACTAAGTTAACAAATGGCATGGGATATGATATTGTGAAAAAACATTCATTATTCACAAGTCAATAAATACCTTAAAGTTACCCTGTGTTCCTCCTGTCTTTTCAATAGGCTAATATAAAGTTAAAAACTATGCTGCAGTAGTTTCAAAAGTACAGCCAACTCTCAACTGTCCATGGATATTTTATCTGTATTACGTATTAACTGTGTGACATATATGGAGAGATGGGAGTTGGTTCCCTGAAGAACCCTTTGAATTTTGTCTGGATTTATTGACTCCACTGACCCCCCCATGAATGCAGTTATGCAGTCTCTGGGATGACTGGTATGGCAGGAAGCTTGAGTGAGTGATATCTGGCCCCAAGTTGTTGCCTAACAGATCCCTCTTACCATCCATACATGGTATAACTAAAAATGTGAGTGCTGGGAGAGAATAAGCTGATGTCCAACTGGAATTGTGCACTGTCACTACTTATGAACCTTTATGAACTTTATCTCACTACTTGGGAACTACTTATGAGCTTTGCAATGCCCTGGGTACTGGAAAGCTTATGACCTGCAGGTAGTACCAGAGTGAACCCAGCTCTGTGGACTTGCATTCAAGATAAAAATCTCTGCTAGAGCTTTGCTTACAAAAGGGCCCACTTTTCTGCAGAAGTCCAGGACAACAAATGCTGAGCTGGAGCGAGACTGGTGGCTTGAAACTATCTCTGAGCTACTTCATGTGGCCTCACTTGTGTCACATCCCTTGGTTTTCATATTATCTgagcttttctgtatttcattagTCCTGATTGCATAGAGCTGACTATAAACAATTCCTTCATAGCTGGGAGCTCTTATGCAAACCAGCCAAGAGCACTAATTCCTTCTATATTTGCTAATCTGTGCATGACAAATATGTGTTTCTGAgtgctttcctttctctgccagTACTGTCCTTTTGAGTAGGGCTTAATGATACTGACATTTTCTAGTATTTTGCAATGTTCAGTTTTATGTTAGGCttaacattaaaaattcaataaCAAAGCAGTGAAATAACACTATTAGTAACTAATTTTCATTATCAAGCTAGACTGTCACTTTAAGAGCATGAGCTACACAGCCATAATAAGAACTAGCCTAGTAGGAGTCAGCTATCTTTAGAAGTTATGTAGCACCAACTACAAGGTATAAATAACTGTCAAGTTCCGTTGTGCAGCTACTTTTGCAAAGTGGTCATTCTTTTGTCCAGATCAATCCAatattaaaagtttttaaaaggcaaaaaaattattcagtggTCTAAAAGTGATTGGTAATTCAGTCTTAATGAAATCCATGGCATGATATCAGTTTTATGTGATTTGAAGTCCAGATATTCCTTTAAATTTACCAAAGTTCTGATTTCATGGGAAAAGAAGCTCCAACATAGTTGACTTTCCCTTTTATATCTTAGCTTTCCTGAGAAATGCAAAACACCATTGTCTACATGTGACTTTTTCCAAGTCTCAAATATTCTGCTGACTGACTATCCATGCAAATATactaaaatgtattaaaataagTAGTTAATTGTGACACACTGAGTTAATAGCTACATCATATCAGTTAAGGTGGTCACTGACTGcttatgaaaacagaatttggcAAATGAGGagttaaaaagagaaacaaaggatGATACAACAGAAACAATGGAGTTGATCCAGCCTGGCACCTCTTGCCAAGTGAACTGAGATCACAGTGAGAGAGTAGTGTGCCTCCCTGAGCTGTATTTTAAACCTCTCTATTGCACAGCTGATTGCAGAGCTTCTCTTCATGGctatatttatttacttaattaCAGGAAAGAACACAGCTGATCTGTGCAGGCTAAGGCTACcatttttatcctttatttttgaTTTGGTATATTGCATGTTAgtagaatttttaaattctcttatTCAACCCTATTTAAAAGAATCTTTCACTCAGTCCAGACATGCACACTGACAGAAACTGAGTGGACACATTACCATCTCCATTTGGAAAGAATAACAAGAGTGAGGTATTGTGAagtgaagtgaaaaaaatgagTCTTGATAACCTGGCACTAGTTTAGTTTGTCAGAGATTTGCAGTGCTGCCACATCTGGTCTAGTGCAACACAAGAGAAATGCGAGAGTGAAGTACAGCAGGGATGTATCTGCAAACTCTACATGACCTACTTGTGTAAAATCTATTTACCTCAGAGGGGCAGAATTGTCTCCTCACTGCCTGATAACAAAGATGACCTGTGGCAAATGCCATTATCACAGACCAGCCTGAGCTGCAAAGTAGGTGCTGTTCCTTCTAAGGTGAGCCTCAGTCTTACCAGCACTGGGATCTCTGCTAGGGGATAAGGGCACATTGCAAATAAATGAACAATCCCAATCTATCTTCTACCAtatgttattattttatgaataCCCATGGAGCAGAATAGTTGACAGTACCCATGTAAAATCAAAATACCTGTTAAACCACCAGCCAGCCTTTTCCTCTTCAGCACAGTTCCCTTCATAGTTGTCATTATCCCTGTCTCTAGTACTGAATTTCATTCCTCGATGATCAGCCCACCATTTTACTTCAGGATGAAATCCCCCAGTAAGGGAATCACCAGCTGTACCAGAGTATTCACCACAATTCATCTCATAAGAAtgctaataaaaaaatgtgaagaaagaaaagaaaattaaattcctgtATGTCTTTAGCCCTTAGCATGTCAGAGAGTGAAACCACAAAGAAGAACCTAGCCTGTTCCATTGGCTGCTGTTTTTATGCTAAGAAATGTCCTGCCACTTAGACATGATGTCCTTAATACTGAAAGGCTGTATTGATACTTAGCAGGGATAAAATTTGTCATTAACCATATGCATAAatgatttaataaaaacaacattAGGGCTAGTTTGCAGTATACATTAGCAAATCAGAACATCTTCTACCATAATTGTCACCCTGttctaagttcttctaagccttctgatgtttacattcttgtaacaaactttctcatGTGCTTTTCTGTAAAcacattgttttgcattcttttctggaggaggggaaatttgatggactgttggtttatccagtgtcattggagagctggcactgtcaccctccaatccactgtcacttttgaaaatctataaatgttggagtcagaaattaaatgtcCTTCTTTTAACCTTGGAGATTCCAGTGCTCCcgttgttttatttcatgtcctatagtgacacATTATTGTTGGCAATGTCAACAAACATAACGAAACTGCTTTTATCTATTTATTAACCCAAATTATTCATATCCCTTACAGAAAGTATGAAATTAATGTATCAGAGTAAACCACTTTTATTAGGCATTTGAAAAGTATAATTAGGGAACTTGTGTGTTTATTGTTTGCCTACAGAAtccacattttcattaaaacctttagtcatttaatattttattacctCTTCTCCTGCAACTCTGAATCTTGCATACTGTGCAAAACGTCGTTCTCCTTCAAAATCAGTTAGATCAATTCTTAAAGTATaattcccttaaaaaaatacaaaatattttagttcAACCAGCCTATCTCACTGCTTTTCAGAACTGAGCTTTACAGTagaagattaaaagaaaatgtttttatcacAAATCTCTATCACCTCAGCATATTTTATAgggttttatcttctttttttatgcATAGTAAAGCATATATTGCTATTCTTTGCCTTATTCACCTGAGTGAATTCTATTCAGCCTAGaaaattttagaattatttcaatacaaattttcaaatgtagggaaaaaattgtaaaaaaagaTGGCCTTACAGGTTTTACATTTTAGTACAATATTTGAGGTGGTAGTGAAAGCATAGTGAAAATTCATCAATAAATTTTTACCtatgaaaatcagatttttatactctgaaaataaataaagttataCTAGGATCACATCCTGGTGGCACTGATCTCCACATGATTTAGCTGGCTAAGCCAGTGGGTAAGTTTTGTATCTGCAGCATTCTACAACAAAGCAGAAGTTAGCTTACATTGAGTGACTATTAGATGAAAATAACTTTCTACTACTGGCCTCATCAACAGGACTGGACTAGAATTACTTCCATGTAGTAGCCCACACAGCTAAAAAGCCCTGAATAAGTGTCTTGGTACAGCATATACCTGTCTCTGGACTGTTAGTGATGGTGATGGAAAATGGATAGAGACAATTCTTTTAAGGTAGACTCCTGTCTCCTGTTCCCTGTTTCACAGGGGCTCTCAGTATGCCAGTGGCCTAAGGACAGTTTTGAACCTTTTGTTAGAAAACATATATTcaaatggggttttttctgaaACTTAGAGAAGTCCATGCAGACCAACAACAGAACTCAGGATTTATGATAACaaaaaggggaaacaaaaaaattgcctGGAAAGAGCAAAGAAGCAGAAACAATAAGACTATTGTTAAAATACAAATCTTACCTTGATTAGTCAAATaatgaagatttttgtttcCAAGCCAAAATTCaccatttttcaaaacaaaatttccaaaGCCTTCTTCATAGTCAGCCCAAAGTCTGAAATGAGTATAAATTActaatttctcaaaaaaacaaGTTTATTTGGATGTTTTATAATACAATCTTAGATCACAGATTAACTCAAACTAGAAGGAACCTCAGGAGGCAAGCTAGTCCAGTGTCAGTCTCAAGCCAGAATCAGCCATGAGATCggaccaggttgttcagagcttGTCTGTTCAGATCTTGAAaacttccaaggatggagactgcACATTCTCTTTGGGTAACCTTTGCTGACTCTTTTCATGGTGAAAAAGTTTCTCCTTATATCCAGTCTGAAGCTCTCTTGTTTCAGTTGAGGTACTTTGTTTCTCATCCTCCCACTAGACATGTTTGTGAACATTTTTACTCAAAGAGCCCTCAGACtgcctgcctttttttttttttttaatttttactaattGCAGAAGACAATCTTTCCTCATCATTAAGAGTCCTTAACAAGTGTTAAGGCATTTGACATTGAAGTGTCCTTGTGTCAAATGCAAAAGTTGCCAGAAAAAGATCAGAATGGATGTCTCACAGAAAACAGCCAGAAACAGAAGTGGTAGGTATCCCATCTAGAGGCTGTTCCACAGAATAACCATTCCTCCCTTTTATCTGGGATAACAACTTACTCATATACTTCTAAAGTTCAGATTTAATTTAGCACCATCTGGTTAATGTTTCTTCACTTTGTTTCCAGTTTTAATTACCAAATCTAGTACCTACCTATCAAAATTCTGGCTGCCATCGGAACGTCTCTGAAACACAGTCCAGCCACCTCCTTCAGACATGTCACAGAATGCAAAGAATTCTTTGGGACTCTggattggttttattttataaaatccATTTTGCTTATGGCCATCATTGAAGATTTCTGCACAATCTGTTCACACAACATTAATCGGACACAACATTTTTAGTCCTGTACTTACTGGCAAAATCAGAAATCAAGTCAGTAACAGTAATCAAGTCATGCTATGTAGAAGTCACATATGAACCACactaataaaatgaaatatctctgcaaacacatttctttaacttttgggtatttttttgtaCTTGTGTTGCTCTAAAGCTTTGCTGGCCTATAATTATTTTGATATATCTTTGAAATAATATCTTCACATGGTGAAATATGACAATTTTTGTTTCTACTTGACTAGCAAAATAATTCCTCTGGTTTAAGTGGTGTCACTTTTAATTTACAGTGGTATCATCCACATTAGAATCCTGTTACAACCTTAAAATTACATGTAACATAGAGTaacctttaaaaagaaacatggaCTTCTATGTCCAGAAAGTTCACAGAAATGCCAGAAACAAAAGTATGGAATCTCCAGTGTTATAACCAGAAACAATTGCAAGGCCTGATTCTCCTGTCCCTTCTATCAAATAGGAGCAAAAGTATACAGCAGACTACACCCAAAAAGTGCAGTATGTGTGTAAAATGAGACCACTTTGGCTTGGCACCATTCACAGTCTGGCCTGCATTGCTGTTGATGAATATAATTtacaacaataacaaaattcAGAGCTCATAGAAATATTACAGCAATGTAATTGCATAATCTTAAATTCTTTCCTCTAGGAATTAAGAAATGAAATGAGTTCTTTGTTTATATGTAATCTACCATCAGGCAGTCATACAGAAAAGACAtataattttcagcatttctgtttttcctggctAAGGTAGAGCTGATTAACTTTAAGGAATTCTCTGAATTGGCTGAACTTCCAGGCCTGCTTGGAACTTTATGAACTATTACATTTCTCTTCAGTGAAAGTGTC
Proteins encoded in this window:
- the FGL1 gene encoding fibrinogen-like protein 1; translated protein: MKILIMIDFVLAASLMDVIGSSDLQKCFQDQIRLQGQVRLLEHRVKQKQLKIIQLLEKKEIQYSDREDESSVIDLGGKRQYSDCAEIFNDGHKQNGFYKIKPIQSPKEFFAFCDMSEGGGWTVFQRRSDGSQNFDRLWADYEEGFGNFVLKNGEFWLGNKNLHYLTNQGNYTLRIDLTDFEGERRFAQYARFRVAGEEHSYEMNCGEYSGTAGDSLTGGFHPEVKWWADHRGMKFSTRDRDNDNYEGNCAEEEKAGWWFNRCHSANLNGLYYRGPYTAKTDNGIVWYTWHGWWYSLKSVVMKVRPADFECNIV